The sequence TAACTTTCAcgattttcatcttttttttttttttttgtctgaGTTCACCCTATGCATATGCATTTAAAATTGGAGCTACTAATCCTATTAgcttattttctttaattttcacaattttcatcttttttttttttttttgtctgaGTTCACCCTATGCATATGCATTTAAAATTGGAGCTACTAATCCTATTAGCTTATTTTTGCCAccattttgtctttttaacttttctaagatagtatttttatcctacatctttttaattttattatttcagtCTATTCTCATCAAAGTTCACTCTTACAGCAAATAGAGGTAAACTCAAGTGAAGAAAAAGACTGAAAATaatgaaactaaaagaaaaatatagaattaaaatattattttaaaaagttaaaagatgAAAACGTTAAATAATCTGGATTACAATACTTCTCCCCtgcccccctccccccaacCCCAACAATGAAGTATAGTTTAATAAGAAGAGTTCGATTACTCAATTTTTTGGTATGAAAAAGTGGtggaataaattttttttgggtaaaatttAAACACCCCCAACATATGGAATCATTTGCACTTTATCTCCCAACCTTTTTTTTACACTTCTCCACCCaaccatttaattttattgtactTTGCATTTTTTGGGAAATTATGGTGGAATATTTTGTCTTCGCACGCTTAAGGGCGAATTAATTGTAAAGGTTAAATGCAGATAGCCCCCCCAACGTGTGGAatcatttgcactttgccacCTCCCCTCCCAAActttttacaaaacaaaaaacaaattagaaaaactatGGAGAaaactttaagaaaatttaatgcTTGATCTGTAGATAAACCACTTTACATTACAAGCCAAATATAACATTGGCATGGATTGAAATAAACACATATACTTGATGGTGACGCCAATAGAAATACATGAGtttattttctccatttttttttatttattttattttttattaaaagatttgTAGACAAAGTGTAAATGATTTCATATGTCGGAGAGCTGTTTGCATTTAATCTTTACAATTTTATGGAATTCAAAATCGCCCTTAGGCGCATGTATTATACGCAGACAGAATGTTTCATCATTATTCCTTAAGAAATGTAAAGTggaacaaaattcaaaaattaaatggaaaagtgttaaaaaaaaacatagggagCAAAGTGCAAATAATCCCATACATTGGTGGCTGCattttactctttttatttCCCTAAAAATTACTTGAGAGTTAGGAGAGTGAGGTGCCGAGAAATTGCGAGGAAATGAGATGGAAGCTTCGCCTGTTCTCATCAACCAATATGCATTCTCTTCATAAGAATACAACCAATTTGGTAGAGTTAAAAGCTCAAAGTTTACAactcttttcaactttattgGCAGCTCAACTCCACACCAATCTAATcaaaccctttttcttttaacgtAGAGGTGATGATGAATCGGGTTTGAACCCaacatatcaaattttaaatagaaaatttgatagtaataattataattgtaatgcATATGATTTTGTGCAGCATTAGTTTAAAGTTCAAGGAATTCtgtttatatttgttttaattataaatatctctttaaaactataaatattctaacaaatattttttataatgagtTGTCAGTAGAGATATTTGTTAGGGTATTTGTAGTTTTAAGGgggtattataatttttcaaacaataagagggtatttataataataacagaTTTCAAAAGAgtccattgtaatttaccattaGTACTGCATATATTATAAGTAAGTATTGAGTTTATTTGACTATATGTTTAATCTTAATAATCTACTAGAATGGACTAATGATTGGTGattaaagttgtaattttatgaacaaGTATAAGATTATGGGATCAAGGTCCACTAACcgtttattcttttaatttattattatattgagatattatgatattttagaattaacattataaagagtcaaaataaataaattgtaaaataacaGAATAAATACTTACGCGTTTAATATCATAGAgagttgaaataaatattctgGTAAATTAGAGTTAATAAACACACAATCATGAATTAAATGCAACATCAATATCACAAGTCTATCATCTTAATAGCAGTGAAAAGGGTGttatttttagaaaactttgcattacaaaatagtaaaagaaatacaaatattaaaataaatatagtctgtgaaatatattaaaattccaTTGTTTACCAAATTCTTTTTCCCTCATAAATTAAAGTCCATGACCTTTCCCTTCAATCCTTTCATCATTTGATTCTTGACAAAATCTATTGgcaataaaacacaaaaatcagGAAagttccttttgtttttttatctcCTTTTTGTTCCCTTTTCCAAACCTCAAACACCACACCCACATAAATCCAAACAGTAAaacccttttcctttttcctttttttttagttgCTTACTAATTTCCAATCCCGATGAGAGAGTTGTGCAACTGAATGCTCAAAGAAGTTGGAATCTTGTTCTTCATAAAATGGGCTTCTAGTATAAATCTACAACATCAATTTTGAAGGGCtggtttttgtttgttttgttgattTGGTTCTGTATGTgaagaaataaatacatttcaacttgaaaaaagaaaaaaagatgcaaACAGGGAGTTCAGGTGAAGTGCGATCGGTGGTCGGGGCAACGGATACAAGAGGGAAACACAGGATTTCTGCTGAATTGAAGAGACTCGAGCAAGAAACTCGATTCTTGGAGGTTTGCTTCTGTTTGCTGTCGCCTTCCGTTTGACTTTGACCAGTTTGACTCATGTTTCAAGATTTTTGatcttttgttgtttctgtTATCtaggaattgaatttgagtgcccagtttttgttttggtggtTAAAGGTGAAATCTTGATGTATATTATGTCAGCTGTGTGGGAATTGAGCTTTTTATCATTAGGTGAAAAGTTTCTGTTTCTTTCTGAGTTGGGGCATTTAAGTATACAGCACCAAAGAGAAATCTGGGGAATGGGATTTGATAATTCTTTTGCAGTTGATGTAGAATGATAAAGCGATAGACTTGACCTCGAGAAGGTACATCGCCTTTGGGTATAGGATGATAGGAACATTCATTTACCACTTGGCAGGGAGAGAATCCAGAGGTGTACTTAAGACTTTCTGTCGCACGCtgttttttctgtttcatttCTTTGAGGTACATCAGTTGATTAGCTTTAGATAGGCACACTTGTTTCCAACTGTCAGAAGAAGGAAGAACACTGGGTTCACTGCAGATTAGCCTCTAAATTATGATAGTTCCCCTTTTCGGAGTGCATTGTGTAGtataacatataaaatggAAGCTAGAAATTGGATTCTTGGTTTGACACTTGACAGCAGGAGTTCGACAGTGGATTTGAGATATACCATGTGTGTTAGTTCTTTTTGTGTTTGAAATAGATACACAAGCAAAAATGAGGAGTAACATAGTAAGGATTACAAGCGATTAGTTTTCATGAAGGGAAAATTGTTGAGATATATGGGGTGTAGGACTTAACTGTGCAACAATATCgaatattttttctgtttgGTACTTTCCAAGAAGATGAAAGATCCTTTTAGCATTCGGTTTAGAAGGTAAACTTTGAAGTATCTAGTTGCtggataaaatgaaaattctcaATAAATGCACCGCTTAGAGCTTTGCATAAGTGCCCCATTTCTGTTCCTCAAATATATGGATCGCAATTTAGTGCATCATTATTGCCTTTCACcatgcaataaaattattttccgaACCACTGTCCGCAGCATCGAACTTTAGGCCTTAAATTCCACAAACTTGGAGTTAAATTAAATGCCTGAGTTAACAGTTAGCGGAGGTGGCAGCATCTGAAACTTGATTCACAAAATctttacattaaataaattcaattcttttgtACAATGTAAAACAGGAAAAGTGGAGTTTTGTTGATTCTGGGGTTTGAGTATTAACAGATTCTTTGCATCAGGccccttaaattaattttgttagtacGTTCTCggtctttcttttttcaaacaaaaaaattggtaattGGTAATTAGTTATGTGCTTTTTCTGTTTCTCCCAGTGAATCACATTGAACAAAGTTCAGGTACCTTGTACGtaagataattaaaaacaatgtTTGAAACACATGAATCTTTTTTCCTTAgccaattctttttctttttacatctAGAATGTCATACTTCAAATACTTAGAACTattgaaaacacaaaacaaattatGGCTGATGAAATTGTGAAAACTCAAAACAAATTATGTCTGATAAAATTGCTTAAGATTGCCACTTTGCTGAATACTCcatgtaatttattaagaaCAAGTTTTTTTCTGGTGATATATGGTGTACAGGAAGAACTCGAACAGCTTGAGAAATTGGAGAGAGCATCTGCTGCTTGTAAAGAGTAAGCGCCAGATTCTAGGATTATGTGCTAACTCTGCATTCTTTCGGTTCCCAACCTCTACTTTTAATTCTGTTTATACAGGCTGCTGATGAATATAGAAACAAGACCAGATCCTCTGCTCCCAGTGTATGAgttctttttactttctttaaCTTTTCTCAATTGAAATCAACTTTGTCAAATAAGGATATGTCGTTTGTGCTTTTCAGAACCAATGGCCCAGTAAATCCTACCTGGGACAGATGGTTTGAAGGACCACCAGAGTCTTCCGGTTGCAGGTGCTGGATATTATGACCGTTGCAGATGTTTTTCATGAATTCCTTTTTCAAGTGGACTTTGCAGATAAATTCGCTTACAACAGGTGACCACAATACACAGTGTATTCTATGAACACAAGATGATCGTTCTTTCAGAAACAACCTCGTTGTCACACTTCAGCAGATTCATCAGACTCTGGATGTTGGAGTGGCATTCACAGTAACAGATATTAAGGAATGTATGATGTTGAAAAAACTGATGGAATTTTCAACCcaattcatttataaatttctatgTGATTGAGTGGTAGCTTTCATTACATCTACATTGTTCTTTTATTGTACAGTAACTGCTGTTTTCGTTTGTCCATCATTATCCCAAATGCATTCCAAAACCATACACTTGAGTAGGCACCCAAAGATgctgaatattaaataaaatgtaaaaatattataaaataaaatattgacatCATTAAGCATGATCCGACGGTTTATAATCTACTCAGATGGGAAAAGAATTGATCATGCCGCTCACCAGATTGTAAAAGCTAGAAATAAGTAGAACTATACAGTGGGCTGCAGCTCCCAAAACCACCCTATTACAAAGACCTTCAGATTCATATGTGCCCTTCAAAATAACACTTCTAAATCATTCAGAAGTATGCTCCTGGCCTCAAACGTTTAATCAGCAAACACAGCAACCCTATTGCAACAAAATACAATGAGAACAATGTAAGTATAAAGTTCGTGGATTTGGATAATTGGGTGATACATCAAACTATCAATATTTACTGAGTTTGGAACATGGAAATGGACGTTTCTGATGTGAGTCTGTTGATTCTTCTAGCTTGGTGCTTTCCCAGTTACTCTCTGAGCAATCCACCCCAATCCATCATAGAGACCTTCACCAGTGAGCGCGGAGCAAGCTTGAATATGCCAATCATGGTTCTTGATACTGTGAAGCGAAAGTGCATCGGTTATTTCGGCAGGTGTCATGGCGTCCTTGAGATCCTGTTTGTTTGCAAAGATGAGCACGACCGCACTCTGTAAATCCTCATGTGGAAGCAGCTTAAATATTTCATCCTTCATAATAGAGATCCTCGCTCTGTCAGTACTGTCTATCACTACGATAACAGCATGAGTCCCGCGATAATATGTTGCCCATGATGTCCGGAGCCTATCTTGTCCACCAAGATCCCAGACCTGATTATAAGGAATCGAAAGATCAGTCAAATTACACAGGTTGAGGATTTGATGAAGTATAGAAACAATGAAATGAATTAGGGAATCCAGGAAAGATAAAGCTGCTGTAGTGAATATCTATGATATGAAAAGcattttctcattttacaCCATGTCACAAGTTAAATGCAAGTTTGGATActaagaaaggaaagaaaatgattttttactcaaaaagCATTCCAATAATCTACAACTTATTTGATGCATTGAAGAGAAATGGAAAAGAATGTTAAAACCTACATGTTGCATTTATTGCCCTGTTGGCTACTTGTTCCACATCACAGATTTCAAAGAACAATTTGGAGGCCATCAGCTAGTTTTCTTATAGCCAAATGCtcatcattttgaaaattggtGCAAGTTTGGAGAAGAACCCGGACCAGTTTCACAAAGAGAAGGATTGGACCTAATACTTGTCTCTATGAACCATTAAGTAAACAAGTTCTACCTTCCCATAAAAGACAGCAATAAGAAGTCAGTTCTATTCTGACCAGATTCTGGCATTCAAGTTACTGGCAGGGGTGTCATCAGTTGAATCATCCAAATCTCTGTATGGACTAGATGCAATACCAATTTGTATTTGCAGCCAACAAGACGTTCAAACTAAAGGATTTGAGTACCATTAGTTTGTCAGAAACAAAGAAGGTTGATATGATTCAAAAACTAGTTTCTTCACCGATAATGAGTTAGAGATCATCAAagttaagaaaatgaaaattgtaatttgacCAGGATAACAACAATACCACCAACAAGCatccaatatatattataatatattcaatgaTTCTTATCCAGCCTGGAATCAGTGGAAAAGGCAATAATTTCCAGAGCGTGAAACTAAATTGACTATTGAGCTCAGTGAATTGAACAAAGGAGTCATTATGCAGTAGATATATGCCACCCGAGCATAATATGGTTCATATGCATTAGACAACAATCATAAAATCACTCTCCGGATGCTGAGTGGACACagacaaaaatgaattaaccAAAGAGGTCCAAACAAAAGGTCAAACTACAAGTGTAAACCACCAGGATTCTAAACGATTTTCGAATGAGCATAAGGATTCACACTTATTCCCAAAGAAAGGCATACATGTTATTCAAAAAACATTCTCACACCATTAGTACCATGTCATAGTCTTTACCCCAATATAAACCATTTGATTAAAGGAATAACGTCTTATAAGTACCAATTCCCATTGAATGTACAAGTGACTGTAAACCTCAATTTTCCAATGATTCATCACATCAAGAATAGTTCCTTGATCAAAAGACTATGGTTTTCAGTCTCTCACAAGCATTGTGGTCGCATTAATATCTAAACATAAACATACATGCTGAGGTGCCTCCCCAAGGCTATTATATTGAGATTActtcctttctttc comes from Sesamum indicum cultivar Zhongzhi No. 13 linkage group LG10, S_indicum_v1.0, whole genome shotgun sequence and encodes:
- the LOC105171613 gene encoding ADP-ribosylation factor-like protein 5, whose amino-acid sequence is MGALLSKMWFMLFPATEYKIVVVGLDNAGKTTTLYKLHLGEVVTTHPTVGSNVEELVYKNIRFEVWDLGGQDRLRTSWATYYRGTHAVIVVIDSTDRARISIMKDEIFKLLPHEDLQSAVVLIFANKQDLKDAMTPAEITDALSLHSIKNHDWHIQACSALTGEGLYDGLGWIAQRVTGKAPS
- the LOC105171612 gene encoding guanine nucleotide-binding protein subunit gamma 2, producing the protein MQTGSSGEVRSVVGATDTRGKHRISAELKRLEQETRFLEEELEQLEKLERASAACKELLMNIETRPDPLLPVTNGPVNPTWDRWFEGPPESSGCRCWIL